From the genome of Novosphingobium sp. P6W:
TGCTTCTTGGCGGAAAGAAACGCGTCGATCAGGTCGCGGCACGTCTCCTCATCAAGGTGATCGATGTCGCGGTTATGGAGGCGCCACGGGCGGCAACGGAGCGGGTCGACCCACTCGGTCCGGTCGGTAACCACCTTGCCGGTAGCCAGGCGCGCCAAAGTCTGGCTGCGGCTTGCCATGATGCTTTCGGACGGAGCAGATGCGTCCAGTTCCTCGTCATCGAGCCCTTCTGTGAGGCTGCTTCCGAAGCCGCGATTACCCTTGCTCATGTCTTGGTCCTTCCTGAAAGCGCCTTTCCGATATTTCTGTTGCCACGTGGCAACCGCACCGAAGAGGCTCTTTCCAGCAATTTCGGCAATCACTCCGCTGCGCTGCGGGATTCTGATTAGCCATTTGAAAAAACGTCATTTTTATGGTCGTTGCCACGTGGCAACCGCTTAGCTCACGTCCTTAGCCCTGCTCGCCCAAGTACGCAGAACGTCTTGTTCGATGTCGTGGCAAACGTCGTTCAGGAAACGCACGCAGCGGTTGTGGACTTCATGCGAAGTTACCGGGCGATCAAGCTCGTAGACCGTCTTCATGCGTGAACTCGCATTGTCGATCTCGGCGCTGACCTTGAGGACCGAGTTGATCATCGAGCCCCCGAAGACCTGCCGCATCATCGTCAAAATCTCACGGTGCATCGACTTGCTATCGTCGACGCGGCTACCGACGAGGCGGATGAAATTGTAGGCTGGCTTCACCCTGCCCCCAAGCTGCTCCAACTGTTTCATCGTAGTGCGCGCCATGTCGATGAAGGATACCGTCGAGGCAAAATCCATAACGCTCGGCGGCGCCGGAATGACCATGGCATTGGCTGCCTGAAGCACCGCCATCGAAACCATGCCCAGTGCCGGCGGCGGGTCCATGATGACGATGTCGTAGTCGTCGACGACGGTGTCGATGGCCTGGCCGATCAGGTCGATCACATCGAAGCTCTGGTTCTGGGCAAGATAACCGGCAATCTCGTATTCGAGATTATAGAGCTTAAGGTTCGCCGGGATCAGGTCCAGCCCATGGAAATGGGTCTTGCGAATGATCGAGCGCACGCCGAGCAGTTCGGGATTGTGGAAGTGCCCATAAAGAGTGTCGTCTTCGCCAAGGTCGACATCAGGGCGATAGCCGAACATCATGGTCGAGCTGGCTTGGCTGTCGCAATCGATGAAAAGTACACGGTACCCGCGGATCGCAAAATGCTGAGCGAGATGCAGTGCCAGCGTTGATTTACCGACACCGCCCTTGAAGTTGGAAATTGAGATGATCGCCGGAACGTCATCCGGCGCGCGCCAGGGCCGCGTTCCGAAAACGGCGCGCATGTGGTCGAGTTCTTCCAGCGTGTATTGCACCCGGTGGCCTGATGCAGTCCGATCGCGTTCAGGCAGGCGGCCGTCGCGTTCGGCTTCGCGAATCGCGGAGGCCGTCCGGCCGACGAGCGATGCAGCTTTCGATATCGCGAAAGAGGGGCCAACCTTATGACCGGTCTCCGGGTCAAGCGCACCGTCACGGATGCGCTTCAGGATGGTAAGGGCCTTACGGTGAAGAAGGTCGAGGCTGTCTTCCAGCAGTTCATTGCCGGGGACGTCGGAGCGGGCATCGGATGCAGGGTGGGTCGCCATGAATACCAGTCTTGTGGATTTGAACCCCAACCGTACCCGCGTTGGAAGTTTCGAGCAACAATCGTCCACCAGTCTTCCAATCGAGCCGATGATCTCCGAGCCCTTTTATCGAGCGACGCAAATGGCGGAGGGTCTGTGCTCCTGTTCGGACCGATGATCTCGGTGCCGTTTAGCTGCGCAAGGAGCCATCCGCGCGTTGTGGGCGTCGCTTCGGGAGTGCGATTTCCGCAGTTTTCCCGCAACGCCGATGATCTCGGTGCAAGCCGATGATTCCGGTGCGTTTTGCCGATGATCTCGGAGCCAAACCGACCGATGATCTCGGTGCTTTAACCTATACTAGAATCCCTAAATCAAAACCGATTCGCGAATCGGCTATTTCTGGAAATAAGGGGGGAACGGCCGGATCTCAGCAACGGCTCCGAGATCATCGGTGATATTGTAGGTTTCAACCGCCAAATGCCCCCGAAACTGCCAACGCACTTGCGTTTGAGGACCAAACCTGTTGTCTAAACCCCACATTACGGGCCCCGAGTCGGGATAGAGCAGGGTGATATGAGTAACGGGGATAGCAGCAAGCCGATCGGACACCAGTATGCCCTCGCCATGTTGGATGGCGGGGAAGCGCAGGTTCGTTCGCTCGCACTGCGGGCCGGGTCGCAGATTACCATGGATGCGTTTTTGCGGGTTCAGGACGAGGAGCCTGTGCCTGCGTTCCTGCATTCGGCATTGTGCGCCATGTCGCTGCCGACCAAGCGTCCCAAGGACGAGACGCAGCCGATCCTGCGCGAAGACGGCAAATATGCGCTGGCCATCAACCCCAGGCCCGTGCTGCAGACGGTCGATGGCAAACCCGTTCTGCGCAGTCTGGGCGTTCCTTATGGCGCCTATCCCCGGGTCGCGCTGATCTATCTGCTGTCGCAGGCCGTGACCAAGCGTTCGCGCGACGTCTATCTGGGCCGCAACTTTACTGAGTGGATGCGCCGCCTGGGGTATCAGACGGTGTCTTACGGTCCGCGCGGAACTGCCAACCGTATGCGCGAGCAGGTGGACCGGCTCCTGGCCTGCGAATGGCAGATTCGCTGGGATGGAACTGAGGCCGACGGCAATGCCTTTGCTGTGCGCGATGTGAAGATTTCCAACGAATATGCCGGTTCGCTGGAAAAGAACGGAGCCTTCGCGCGGGAAATTCGCATGTCGGAGGGGTTCTATGGGCACCTTATCGAACATGCGGTCCCTCTTAACGAGGTCGCGATTCGCGAACTCAAGGGCACGCCGACGGCGCTCGATCTCTATACATACCTTGCCTATCGCTTGCCGCGCATCACCAGCGACAAGGGGCAGACGATCTCTTGGGATCAGCTTGCGCGGCATCTGGGCAATGAGGCTGACTCCAAGCGGTTCCGCCAGACGGTACGTGAAACGATGCAGCTTGTCTCCGCGGTCTATCCCAACGCCGACGTCGATCTTTCCGGCCGAAAGGTGGTGTTGAATCCCTCACCAGCACCGCTCGAACGCAAGCTTGTAGGTACGCATCTGCGATTGCTGGGCGCACCGGCGGTAGAAAAGGCACCGAGATCATCGGTCGCGGCGAAAGATGGCGAAGGCAAACGGACTGGCTCTGCAACCGAGGAAACAATGCTTGCTTTCCCAAGCGGCAGTCTAAGCTTCGGCGCGCGCGAGACTGCATTTCGCGTCATCGGCGTCGACAAAGGGCATCCCTGGTCGGTGGATCAGATGGCCGATGCATTCAGGGCAGGCTTTCCCGGGATCGCGCGCAAGCGCGGCGAGACGGAATGGCTGCGCGTATGGGAATCTTTTGTCGTCAGCTACGCAAAGCGGCGGGACAATTCGGAAGGCGAATGACCGATGATGTCCGAGCCGTTTTCGGCTCGGACAGGAAAGGGGCCGCTATACGCGTTGCAGGGAGCCCCATTTGACCCTCTGGTCGACCAGTTTGCGGAAATTGAGCGTCGCAGGCGATGCGTCGCGGGCGTGGAACATCACCAGCTGACTGGAAAATGGCATTTCGATATGCCGGAACACCAAGGTGTCGATGGTGAAGCGCGCCAGTGAGCGCGACAGGATAGTGACGCCCAGACCTGCTGCTGTCAGCCCGACGAGGGTGCCGAAACTATTGGCCTCCAGCGTCACATTCGGCCGAAAACCCTGAATCTCGCAGTGCGCCATGAGCATTTCATTGAAGCCAGCCCCGTTCATGGAGCCGAACAGGATCAGCGGCTCGTTTTCGATATCTGCCAGAAACAGCGCACGTTCCAGATTTGCCAGTGGATGGTCGCGGCGCATGGCCAGAACCATGCCTTCGCGCTGCAAGGGAAGGGCATGCATCGTTTCGGGCAGTTCAAGCGCCGAGAATGCGCGTACGATACCGATGTCGATCGTGCGCCGTTCCACTCCCGCAATCTGTTCATCACGGGGTAGTTCGTTCAGCTCGACGCTGATCTGAGGGAACGAACGGCGGTAGCGAGCCAGCGTGTCCATGACTTCGGCAATGAACGGGACCGACGGCGACAAGCCAAGGCTGAGCCGCCCGATCTCGCCGCTATGCGCGAGGCGTGCCACTCTGGCCGCCCGTTCGGCCTGAGCCAGTGTTTCATGGGCTTGGGGCAGGAACTGGCGCCCGGCTTCGGTCAACTGCACGCGCCGGCTGGTGCGGTCGAACAGTCGCACGCCCAATTGTTCTTCGAGCGCCCGAATTTGCTGGCTCAGCGGCGGCTGCGAAATGCCCAGGCGTTGCGCCGCATTGCCGAAGTGAAGCTCTTCGGCGACGCAAATGAAATAGCGCAGATGCCTCAATTCCACGGTGTGCAGTCCTCAACGATTGAGAGGTTTTGGATATCGATCAAGCCTCTTTATATATTGGACAGAAAAGATTGAAACGAGCATCGGCAAAATGCGAGCAAAACTCCTCGTGACGCGGCCGGCCAGAACCGAATCCCCCTAAAACGGCGGCCGGGGCGTCTTTTCTTTTTTCTCGAATCCCGGGCGTCCTGCCCGGT
Proteins encoded in this window:
- a CDS encoding LysR substrate-binding domain-containing protein; the protein is MELRHLRYFICVAEELHFGNAAQRLGISQPPLSQQIRALEEQLGVRLFDRTSRRVQLTEAGRQFLPQAHETLAQAERAARVARLAHSGEIGRLSLGLSPSVPFIAEVMDTLARYRRSFPQISVELNELPRDEQIAGVERRTIDIGIVRAFSALELPETMHALPLQREGMVLAMRRDHPLANLERALFLADIENEPLILFGSMNGAGFNEMLMAHCEIQGFRPNVTLEANSFGTLVGLTAAGLGVTILSRSLARFTIDTLVFRHIEMPFSSQLVMFHARDASPATLNFRKLVDQRVKWGSLQRV
- a CDS encoding AAA family ATPase, which encodes MATHPASDARSDVPGNELLEDSLDLLHRKALTILKRIRDGALDPETGHKVGPSFAISKAASLVGRTASAIREAERDGRLPERDRTASGHRVQYTLEELDHMRAVFGTRPWRAPDDVPAIISISNFKGGVGKSTLALHLAQHFAIRGYRVLFIDCDSQASSTMMFGYRPDVDLGEDDTLYGHFHNPELLGVRSIIRKTHFHGLDLIPANLKLYNLEYEIAGYLAQNQSFDVIDLIGQAIDTVVDDYDIVIMDPPPALGMVSMAVLQAANAMVIPAPPSVMDFASTVSFIDMARTTMKQLEQLGGRVKPAYNFIRLVGSRVDDSKSMHREILTMMRQVFGGSMINSVLKVSAEIDNASSRMKTVYELDRPVTSHEVHNRCVRFLNDVCHDIEQDVLRTWASRAKDVS
- a CDS encoding replication protein RepA, with product MSNGDSSKPIGHQYALAMLDGGEAQVRSLALRAGSQITMDAFLRVQDEEPVPAFLHSALCAMSLPTKRPKDETQPILREDGKYALAINPRPVLQTVDGKPVLRSLGVPYGAYPRVALIYLLSQAVTKRSRDVYLGRNFTEWMRRLGYQTVSYGPRGTANRMREQVDRLLACEWQIRWDGTEADGNAFAVRDVKISNEYAGSLEKNGAFAREIRMSEGFYGHLIEHAVPLNEVAIRELKGTPTALDLYTYLAYRLPRITSDKGQTISWDQLARHLGNEADSKRFRQTVRETMQLVSAVYPNADVDLSGRKVVLNPSPAPLERKLVGTHLRLLGAPAVEKAPRSSVAAKDGEGKRTGSATEETMLAFPSGSLSFGARETAFRVIGVDKGHPWSVDQMADAFRAGFPGIARKRGETEWLRVWESFVVSYAKRRDNSEGE